The stretch of DNA AAAATGGTTAATCCGGATAGCAGGAGCATTAACACATAAACGCTATAGAGGATTTAATCAGTTACATATTGAAGGTTCTGAAATTATTAGAAGTCTTCCAGATAGAAATGTTTTATTTATTTCTAACCACCAGACTTATTTTGCTGATGTAGTAGCAATGTTTCATGTTTTTAATGCAGCGTTAAAAGGAAGAGAAAATAATATTAAGAATGTAGGTTACCTGTGGAATCCTAAATTAAACATGTATTATGTTGCTGCAAAAGAAACCATGCAATCGGGATTATTACCTAAAATTATGGCATATGCAGGTTCAATTTCTGTAGAAAGAACTTGGCGTGCAGAAGGAAAAGATTTAGAAAAACACGAGCAAAAGCAAGTAAAATTATCTGATTTTAGAAATATTGAGAAAGCATTAAATGATGGTTGGGTAATTACTTTTCCACAAGGAACTACGCGTTCATTTAAACCTGTGCGTAAAGGAACAGCTCACATTATTTTGCATCATAAACCCATAGTTGTTCCTATTGTAATTGATGGTTTTCGTCGATCGTTTGATAGAAAAGGATTACGAATTAAGAAAAAAGGTATTTTGCAATCTTTTGTAATTAAAGAACCTCTTCAAATTGATTATGAAACCGAAACGGTTGATAGTTTAGTTGAAAAAATTGAATTTGCAATTGAACAACATCCTTCTCTTTTAAAAGTTATTCCAACAGAAGTTTTAGAAGAACAAGCGAAATTAGATCAAGAGCGACAATGGAGATATTAAAAAAAGATGCGATTTTAAAATCGCATCTTTTTTTATTTTACTGGTTCTACTTTATAACCTTGTTTTCGTAATAATTTTATAACACCTTCTTCTCCAGCTAAATGAGCAGCACCAACTCCAAAAAATGTTGGTTTATCTTTCATGGCTTTTTCCATTACCGGAATCCATTTTTATTTCTATCGTTTAAAATAGCTTCGTTAAATTGTGCATTTTCTTCATTGCTATTAGCATACATTTGTTCAATATCTTCTGCTAAATAAATTTTAGCCATTTGTTTAGCTTCTCTTTTTAATGTTTCATCGTCTTGATTCGATAATTCTAATAATTCAAGAAGTTGGTCTCTATTACTATAATTATCAACTACAGCATTATGATCTTCATTTGATTCTAAACCGAAAGTAAGTTCATTTTGTTCTTTTGTAACCTTTACAAGTTGACTTTCGATAGATTCTGCATCACATTCTAAGAAAAATGGATAAAGTAAATAGGAAATATTTATTGGTTTTACATTGTTCAATAATTCAATTGAAACACTCATGTACTTTTTTAAAAATACGTCTAACTTTTTGTATTCTTCTTCTGTTAATAAATCTTCTATGGTTTCGTTATTTTCCATAAAGAAATCTTCACTAGCGTTTAAAATACTAGGTTCATCTGTTAAATCAATCTCTAAATAAAGTTGAGAAGTTTTATCTAATGCACGAAGTGTTTTAGGAGTTAATGTAGGATCGCAAATTAAATGCATGGTTCCAAAAACATAAGAAGGTTTCTTTAAATTTTTGCCACTAACTTTCCACAGTAAGCTATTTTCTAATTTTTGGGCATTACTAAAAGTACTAAATAATAATAGTAGAAAAAAGATCGCTAGTTGAGTAAATTTAATGATAATTTGAACCATTTATATTTGATTTAATTATAAATCTATTTTCTTTAATTCGTTATAATTACTTAATAAACGTTTTAATAAAATTCCGTAGAGTAAACGATAAAACAACCAAATTAAGAATAAGAATACAAAACTTACTACTGCATAAAACAAAAATGCAATTACATAAAAAGTAGTTTCGTTCATGTTCTGAGTGACTTGGTCTACTAATTTTTGGATATTAGGATCGTATATAAATTGGAAGGTAAAAACAAGAATTAAAAGCACAAATGTCATTCCTAAGTTATACCAAACGTAGTATTTAACCATTTGTCTTGTATTGATAATGTTTTTCATTAAACTCTTTACACTATCAGTAGTATTAATGGTTTTGTAATTTTTATAGAATAAATATATAAAACAAGCAATCACGGCATAATTAAAAAAACTAATTATTGACATTGCAGTTTTTAAATGATACATTTCGAGCGTTTTTAAATATTTCTCATCTGATGTAAAAAAGTTTAAAACACTCCAAAATAAAATCTCCAAAATGCTAATAATTAAAATCCACTTCACAATGGAAGAAGAACGTTTGTGTAGCATTCTGTAAATTTGCTTTTCGCCAACTTGATTAAAAGAATTTTCTTTATTCTTCCAATCGCGCTTTAATATTTCTAATTCATCCATAAACTTACGGATTTAATATTTTTTTTAATTTTCCTTTTACTCTATTCATTTTTACACGAGCATTAACTTCACTTATTCCTAAAGTTTCAGATATTTCATTATAATCTTTATCTTCTAAGTACAAGAAAATAAGTGCTTTTTCAATATCGTTAAGCTCGTTTATTGCGCCATATAACAATTTTAATTGTTCTTCTTCTTCAAAATTGTATTCTTCCTGTTTAATCTTATGATAGGTACTATCAAATTCGATAGTGTCAAAAGTTTTTTTCTTTTTTCTATAAAGTGTAATGGCAGTATTTAATCCAACACGATATGCCCAAGTTGTAAATTTAGAATCACCTCTAAAGTTAGGATAGGCTTTCCAAAGTTGAATTGTAATTTCCTGAAACAAATCGTTATGCGAATCTTCATCAGAAGTATATAACCGACAAATCTTGTGGATTATATTCTGATTTTCTTGTAATTGCTTTACAAATTCTGCTTCTGAAGATGATTTCATATGGCTATAAGTAGTCGATAATCGTTTTTCGTTACAAAAAAAATTACGAATTGAAAATTACGAATTACAAATTAACGAATCAACAAATTTTCAAATCAAAATCGTATCTTTGAACGTACTAATCAGTATTACAAAATGAACATACCTCAATGTAGTTTTCCACGTGTAGTAATTATAGGTGGAGGATTTGCCGGAATTTCGTTAGCCAAAAAACTTCGTAATAAAAAACTTCAAGTTGTTCTTTTAGACAAACACAATTATCACAATTTTCAACCTTTGATGTACCAAGTAGCAACTGGCGGTTTAGAACCCGATTCTATTGCGTATCCTATTCGAAAAGTGGTGCAAGAATATGAAGATTTTTATTTTCGTTTAGCTGATGTTAAGGAAATTGATACAAAGGCTAAAAAAGTTATAGCTGATATTGGCGAATTGAAATACGATTACTTAGTTATTGCAACCGGCTCCAAAACGAATTTCTTCGGCAATAAAGAAATGGAACGCAATGCAATGGCGATGAAAACGATTCCACAATCGTTGAACATTCGCAGTTTAATTCTTGAGAATTTTGAACAAGCATTATTAACGAATGATATTAATGAACGCCATAGTTTGATGAATTTCGTTTTAGTTGGCGGTGGACCAACAGGAGTTGAACTTGCTGGTGCTTTAGCCGAAATGAAAAAAGCCATTTTGCCCAAAGATTATCCCGATTTAGATATTCGTAAAATGGAAATCAACTTAATTCAAAGTGGTGATCGCATTTTGAATACGATGAGTGAAAATGCCTCTGAAAAAGCTGAAAAATTCTTGATTGATTTAGGTGTTGAAGTTTGGAAAAATGTTCGCGTAACGGGTTATGACGGAAAAGTAGTAACTACAAATTCTGATTTAAAATTTGAAACAGCGACTGTAATTTGGACGGCTGGCGTGCAAGGTGCATTAGTTGCAGGTTTAGATGGTCATGCTTTAGTTGAGCGTGCCGATAGAATTAAAGTAAATGCCTATAACCAAGTGGAAGGTTATGATACTATTTTCGCTATTGGAGATATTGCGTTAATGTCTTCTGAAGAATATCCTCAAGGACATCCAATGATGGCGCAACCGGCTATGCAACAAGGCCGACATTTAGCAGAAAACGTACTTCGCTTGGTGAACAAAAAAGAAATGAAACCTTTTACTTATAACGATAAAGGTTCAATGGCGACAATTGGGCGTAATAAAGCTGTTGTAGATTTACCAAAGTTTCAATTTAGCGGTGTGTTTGCGTGGTTTGTTTGGATGTTTGTGCATTTATTCTCCCTAATCGGATTTAAAAATAAAGCCGTTGTTTTCTTAAATTGGGTGTACAATTACATTCGTTTCGATAGAGAAGCACGATTAATAATTCGCCCGTATAAGAAAAAGAAAATAGAGAGTTTTGTTAGTGATGAGATATGATTTAGTGAAAAGTGATTAGTAATTAGTGAAATGCTTTTTTGATGATTTATAATTTCAAGACTAACTTCAAGAAGTTTTTTTATATCCAATTCTATTTTGGGTCATTAGTGCTTTTTTATTAATGATTTTTTTTTCGGTCTAATTGCCCCAGATTTAGGAAAATTTTTAAAAGCATTTTTTTTAAATATTTTTATTTTGGGAATCTTTTTCGGGTTTTCATTACTTTATTTGTTATACAATCATTTGAATTTTTGTAAGTATCAGAGAATAGAAATCGAAAGATTATTTCATGGTGATTTTAAAATTAAAATTTCTAATAAAAAAAATTGTCATGAAATTTTAAGAACTGAAATAGAAAAGTGTATTGTATTTCAAAGTATACCTACTTATGAAAAACGCTCTGTGCTAATTTTTATGGGATTTCAATTTGAAATATTCTATTATAAATTAATTTTGAAAGATGGTACAATTATAAATATTTCAAGTTCTGTATGTGATCATTTTGAAAAATATATTAACACAGATAAAATTGAATACAAAAGAGTTTTCATGGCAGTTATCAAATATACTGAACACTAACTACTGAACACTGTCAACTCTCTCAAAACCAATCGCTAATCCCACAAACTTACTATAACTCACAATTCCTTCTTGTTGGTTGGCTTTTAAAAAGTTGTTGTAGAAAAATTCAAAAAAAGTATCAATAGGTGTGTGGTATTTTTCCCAAAAAGCTTCATGTTCGTCATAGTTTTTTACAACACCTTTGTTAAGCTTTTCAAAATACAATTTTCCTTTTCCTTCTTCTATTTGTTCTAAATTCGCTAAGCAATAGCGCGTAATAATACTATAAGCCGAATATTGAAAATACAAATCTTCATTATGTGTTGCCGTAACAAAACCAATAAAATTACATTCACTTTCGCTTCCAATTCCCACTTGGTGTCCCATTTCATGGCAAGTGGTCATCGGTAAAGTAAAGTTGGGTTTTAAGGTATTGACTTGCGCTTCATTCGTAAACGGATTCAAATAACCACCAAAGCCCATATAACTTAGCAAATATCGTAAAAGCGAAGGTTTAATGCTTTTGTTTTCGTACTGAAATTCTTGTAACGCTTGCGGTAAGTTTTTATAACCGTTTTGTGCCAATTCAAATATTTCTTCATTCGAATACGGAACATTCACTGCGGTAGAATCATTTCCAGATAATTGCAGTTGTAACGCATTTGTTTTGGCAATCATCTTTTCAGTAAAAGCTATTAATTCTTCCTCGGTGTATTCTTTTTCGATATTTAGTTTTTCATGTAACGGAATTCGGTAATAATTCATTCCCCATAACACGTGAAAGAAGAAATAGAAAACCGAAATCCAACTTAAAACGGTCAATCCGTTGGTTTTCCAATTTTTGAAAAAGCCTTTTCTGTTCATCCAAATCCAGCGAATCAATAAAATAATCAGTACGCTATAAATGATATCGCCAAAAGAAAACGGAATACTTCCAAAAACTGTTCGGTTGAACCAAGCTATTTTTTCATACCATCCTTTGCTGTAATATTCCTCAATAAATGCTGGAAATCGTCCGAGTGTTTTCACCACAACTATTTGAACCAATAAGAATAAAGGAAGGATGTATTTTCGGTTTATTTTTTGCATTATTCTATATAAAAATTTTCAACGAAGGTTTCTATTCCATAAATATAAAAACTCTTCTTATATTTGTAGTATGCAATTGAAAAAATCTCAAATAGCTAAAATTATTGATTATTTTAAAACAAAACCTGTTTTGAAAGCATATTTATTTGGTTCTTATGTAACGAATTCGGCCAATGAAAATAGCGATGTTGATGTTTTAGTGGAGTTAGATTATTCGCAACGAATAGGTTTTCAATTTGTACAAATGAAATTAGATTTAGAAAAATTGTTAGGCAAACCAGTAGATTTGGTTTCTACAAATGCAGTTTCTAAATATATTAAACCTCATATTGAAAGCGAAAAAATAGAAATTTATGCAAAATAATTTTAAAGACAAAGTTAGATTGCAACACATTTTTGATGCTATTTCTGAAATAGAGAACTATAATTTATCTAAAAATTTTGATGATTTTGTTGAAGATTCTATGCTTCAAAATGCGTCAATACATTTGTTAGAAGTTATTGGCGAAGCTTCAAATCATCTTTCAATAGAAATTACAGAAAAATACAATTCAGTTGAATGGGCACAAATTATTGGATTACGAAATTTCTTAATTCATGAATATTTTGGTGTCGATTTAAACATTGTTTGGAATATCATTCAATATGAATTACCCGATTTTAAAAATCAAATACAATTAATTTTAGAAGATTTAGAAAAACAAAAATAAATGAGTCAAGAAGTTAGAAACTTAGAGCCAAAAGCGCTTTGGAATAAA from Flavobacterium haoranii encodes:
- a CDS encoding HepT-like ribonuclease domain-containing protein, encoding MQNNFKDKVRLQHIFDAISEIENYNLSKNFDDFVEDSMLQNASIHLLEVIGEASNHLSIEITEKYNSVEWAQIIGLRNFLIHEYFGVDLNIVWNIIQYELPDFKNQIQLILEDLEKQK
- a CDS encoding lysophospholipid acyltransferase family protein — protein: MGLFKRNPFGHILFLKKWLIRIAGALTHKRYRGFNQLHIEGSEIIRSLPDRNVLFISNHQTYFADVVAMFHVFNAALKGRENNIKNVGYLWNPKLNMYYVAAKETMQSGLLPKIMAYAGSISVERTWRAEGKDLEKHEQKQVKLSDFRNIEKALNDGWVITFPQGTTRSFKPVRKGTAHIILHHKPIVVPIVIDGFRRSFDRKGLRIKKKGILQSFVIKEPLQIDYETETVDSLVEKIEFAIEQHPSLLKVIPTEVLEEQAKLDQERQWRY
- a CDS encoding RNA polymerase sigma factor gives rise to the protein MKSSSEAEFVKQLQENQNIIHKICRLYTSDEDSHNDLFQEITIQLWKAYPNFRGDSKFTTWAYRVGLNTAITLYRKKKKTFDTIEFDSTYHKIKQEEYNFEEEEQLKLLYGAINELNDIEKALIFLYLEDKDYNEISETLGISEVNARVKMNRVKGKLKKILNP
- a CDS encoding nucleotidyltransferase family protein, producing MQLKKSQIAKIIDYFKTKPVLKAYLFGSYVTNSANENSDVDVLVELDYSQRIGFQFVQMKLDLEKLLGKPVDLVSTNAVSKYIKPHIESEKIEIYAK
- a CDS encoding ABC transporter ATP-binding protein, whose translation is MDELEILKRDWKNKENSFNQVGEKQIYRMLHKRSSSIVKWILIISILEILFWSVLNFFTSDEKYLKTLEMYHLKTAMSIISFFNYAVIACFIYLFYKNYKTINTTDSVKSLMKNIINTRQMVKYYVWYNLGMTFVLLILVFTFQFIYDPNIQKLVDQVTQNMNETTFYVIAFLFYAVVSFVFLFLIWLFYRLLYGILLKRLLSNYNELKKIDL
- a CDS encoding DUF3810 domain-containing protein, with the translated sequence MQKINRKYILPLFLLVQIVVVKTLGRFPAFIEEYYSKGWYEKIAWFNRTVFGSIPFSFGDIIYSVLIILLIRWIWMNRKGFFKNWKTNGLTVLSWISVFYFFFHVLWGMNYYRIPLHEKLNIEKEYTEEELIAFTEKMIAKTNALQLQLSGNDSTAVNVPYSNEEIFELAQNGYKNLPQALQEFQYENKSIKPSLLRYLLSYMGFGGYLNPFTNEAQVNTLKPNFTLPMTTCHEMGHQVGIGSESECNFIGFVTATHNEDLYFQYSAYSIITRYCLANLEQIEEGKGKLYFEKLNKGVVKNYDEHEAFWEKYHTPIDTFFEFFYNNFLKANQQEGIVSYSKFVGLAIGFERVDSVQ
- a CDS encoding NAD(P)/FAD-dependent oxidoreductase; the encoded protein is MNIPQCSFPRVVIIGGGFAGISLAKKLRNKKLQVVLLDKHNYHNFQPLMYQVATGGLEPDSIAYPIRKVVQEYEDFYFRLADVKEIDTKAKKVIADIGELKYDYLVIATGSKTNFFGNKEMERNAMAMKTIPQSLNIRSLILENFEQALLTNDINERHSLMNFVLVGGGPTGVELAGALAEMKKAILPKDYPDLDIRKMEINLIQSGDRILNTMSENASEKAEKFLIDLGVEVWKNVRVTGYDGKVVTTNSDLKFETATVIWTAGVQGALVAGLDGHALVERADRIKVNAYNQVEGYDTIFAIGDIALMSSEEYPQGHPMMAQPAMQQGRHLAENVLRLVNKKEMKPFTYNDKGSMATIGRNKAVVDLPKFQFSGVFAWFVWMFVHLFSLIGFKNKAVVFLNWVYNYIRFDREARLIIRPYKKKKIESFVSDEI